AGCCCGTGGGCTGCCCAACAATAGTTGCATTTAACAATTGTTTAAAAAGCGCTGCATTACTAGTTGCGGCAGAAAACGTTGTATTACTTGTTAAAACAAACACTCCATTTTCCCAATCTATGGTATCGGCAAGATTAAGTGCATGGGCTAAAACAATTCCCACATATAAATCGCCACCACCATTCTTTCGCATATCTATAATTAATTGCTTTAGTTGTTTTTCTTGAATATAAGAGACCAATTGTTCTCCAAAAGCACTCATTTTTTCAAATGAGGGATATGCCTCAAAATTGACATATATTGCTTTTGTACCTGAAATAGGAGCGAACCATATATCGCGATTTTCATTTTTGGGTATCTCTATTTGAGGAACACTTAAAACCAGTTTTGAAATATCAGTTTCTTCCCACATTTTATTAGAAATTGCACCTAAATTTTTATGTATGATTTCATTAGTATTAGTTCGAAAACTAAACGTAGCTTCATTCGTTTTGTTGATTAAATTTAGATAGTAAAGCACTTCTGCATTGGTTAAGTAGCTTCCAGTTCTTTCGTTTAAAGAATTTTGGTTTTCAACAAACTGCGCTATTTCTGACACTTTTTGTGCAACCTTATTAATTGGAGTTCCGTTTATAGATTCCAATGTGGTTGTAAGGATTTGTTTATCGCTTTTTAATGCTTTTGTAACATACCATTTCCCTTCAATTAATTTAATTTCGATTGGAAAACGATGGGTAGAAATGTTTCTCAATGATACGGCTGTATGTCCATCATTTATGCGCCTTGTTAATCGCATTAATTTAAGTGTAATATCAAAATCGCTTTGGGTGTCTAGGCCCTCATAAATTTTATCCCATTCCTTATTAAACGCTTCTTTTGATACCGTATGGTACAGATTAATATGTTTATTTTCTAAAGAGGTTTTATAAATTTCAAGATCTTCTTTCCAATTATTTTTGGTTGGTGTTTGTGAAAACACCATATTAAAAGTTGAAGCCAAAGCGAAAATAAAACATACAAGTACCGTTTGAAATGAGTTCATATAGCTATTTGTTTTCTAATTGTTTAAGGATGTTGTATACCAAAATTAGAGAACTTTTTGACGCTTCTAATTGGTTTAAAGTGCCAGTAACATAGGTGTCTAGTTGTGGACAATACCATAAAAACGATGCTGTACTCCCGGTATGTCCAATAAGTTGAAGGGGAGTATCTATATTCATTAAGTCTTTTATGGATACTTTTCTTAATCCATAGCCGTATTCCATGCCTACAGTTTCATACATCCAATTCTGCATTTCTAATCGGGTTTCATTTGTTAGGATCAAACCTTTATTGAACCCTTTTAAAAAGCTAATTAGATCTTGGGTTGTAGCAACTAATCCTCCGCCTCCCCAATCGGCGCTTAGGCTGTTTAACGTTGATAACTCAATATCGCCAACATAAAACTCTGCTAATTTGTGTTCTTTCTGTTGCGATGATGATTTCAAGTTCATATATGAATTTTTCATGCCTAAGGGATCAAAAATGTACTGTTGGAAGAACTGATCTAACGAAA
This Rasiella rasia DNA region includes the following protein-coding sequences:
- a CDS encoding S41 family peptidase, translated to MNSFQTVLVCFIFALASTFNMVFSQTPTKNNWKEDLEIYKTSLENKHINLYHTVSKEAFNKEWDKIYEGLDTQSDFDITLKLMRLTRRINDGHTAVSLRNISTHRFPIEIKLIEGKWYVTKALKSDKQILTTTLESINGTPINKVAQKVSEIAQFVENQNSLNERTGSYLTNAEVLYYLNLINKTNEATFSFRTNTNEIIHKNLGAISNKMWEETDISKLVLSVPQIEIPKNENRDIWFAPISGTKAIYVNFEAYPSFEKMSAFGEQLVSYIQEKQLKQLIIDMRKNGGGDLYVGIVLAHALNLADTIDWENGVFVLTSNTTFSAATSNAALFKQLLNATIVGQPTGSNPNGYQDMDSFTLPNSNLVITYSKRLFRISQQANTALQPDITLHQKTDDLFKETDTLLKELIGRL